Proteins encoded together in one Coffea arabica cultivar ET-39 chromosome 2c, Coffea Arabica ET-39 HiFi, whole genome shotgun sequence window:
- the LOC113725948 gene encoding E3 ubiquitin-protein ligase JMJ24 isoform X1 codes for MDHSRSIAGAGEDNVGIPDDLRCKRSDGKQWRCTAMSMPDKTVCEKHYIQAKKRAANSALKASMKKKRKPIGESDNYYESKSDDMDVPLVNSIAGDYSGSVSGKKNKEKLPKTQRNYSPEAPSTRSLTLRSSLKSNDELQRDGIMHEDNRRSYKTPPPPTIDSSRSRSQKMFDSSPMTETSEGSSESSDDTGGQPCHQCRRNDRDRVIWCLKCDRRGYCDICISTWYSDIPVEEIQRVCPACRGSCSCKVCLRGDNLIKAKIREIPIQDKLQYLYCLLSAVLPVVNQIHHEQNAEVELEKRLHGNIDLARTKLNADEQMCCNFCRIPVIDYHRHCPNCLYDLCLSCCKDIREASRLVVEVKMENQIAGESNDRESALEQVELSNVQLNLLRKYSGWRAQREGNIRCPPREYGGCGCSSLVLKRIFKMNWVAKLVKNAEEMVGGCRVYDSGSEERTGFDLRLFQAAHRENDSDNCLYHPSAQDIKTEGIGDFRIHWSRGEPVIVKEVCDTSLMTIWDPEVLLRGIRETAEEKLKDANRTVKAIDCFNWTEQVDIELSQFIKGYSEGRFHENGRPETLKLKDWPSPSSSEEFLMYQRPDFIIKLPLLEFIHSKWGLLNVAAKLPHYSLQNDVGPKIQISYGTCKELDRGDSVEKLRLNMRDVVFLLVHVSDAKLERRERTKVEKVQKTVADSETREPSGDPQMSLNGDSLKSLTSGQDRLDENQDILDPDNYEAFRDQHTKAASPTEEETVSGEDLNVSSDNNCESSQPGALWDVFRLQDVPKLIEYLKVHKEFETPDRDGLENDFVRHPLYDGTIYLNSYHKQKLKEEIGIEPWSFEQHMGEAVFIPAGCPFQVKNLQSTVQLGLDFLSPESLREALKLAEEIRGLPSDHDAKLQILEVGKISLYAASWAIKEVQKLVLDPKLGPELGFEDPNLTALVSKNLEEMVKRRQIPCV; via the exons ATGGATCATTCGCGGTCAATTGCCGGTGCTGGTGAGGATAATGTAGGGATTCCTGATGATCTGCGTTGCAAGAGGTCAGATGGCAAACAATGGAGATGTACCGCAATGTCCATGCCTGATAAAACTGTATGTGAAAAGCACTACATACAGGCAAAGAAAAGGGCTGCCAATTCCGCACTAAAAGCTAgtatgaagaagaaaaggaaacctATAGGTGAAAGTGATAATTACTACGAGAGTAAGAGTGATGATATGGATGTACCCCTTGTTAATTCCATAGCTGGGGACTATTCTGGTTCAGTCTCTGGGAAgaagaacaaagaaaaattaccaaaaacGCAGAGGAATTATTCACCTGAAGCACCTTCAACAAGGAGTCTTACCCTTCGGAGTTCTCTCAAGTCAAATGATGAATTACAAAGGGATGGTATTATGCATGAAGACAATCGAAGATCATACAAGACACCACCACCTCCTACAATCGATTCATCTAGAAGCAGATCACAGAAGATGTTTGATTCTAGTCCAATGACA GAAACTTCTGAAGGAAGCTCAGAATCTTCTGATGATACTGGCGGGCAACCTTGCCATCAGTGCAGAAGAAATGATAGAGACAGGGTGATTTGGTGCCTTAAATGTGATAGGAGAGGATATTGTGATATCTGCATTTCAACATG GTACTCTGACATCCCAGTGGAAGAAATTCAGAGGGTTTGTCCAGCATGTCGTGGTAGTTGCAGTTGCAAGGTGTGTTTACGAGGAGATAATTTGATAAAG GCAAAGATACGGGAGATACCTATACAAGACAAATTGCAGTATCTTTACTGCCTATTATCTGCTGTGCTTCCTGTTGTTAATCAGATCCATCATGAGCAGAATGCTGAGGTTGAGCTGGAAAAGAGGCTACATG GAAATATAGATCTTGCCAGGACCAAATTGAATGCAGATGAGCAGATGTGCTG TAACTTTTGCAGGATCCCTGTAATCGATTACCATAGACATTGTCCAAATTGCTTGTATGATCTTTGTCTTAGCTGCTGCAAAGACATTAGAGAAGCATCCAGGCTTGTTGTTGAGGTAAAGATGGAAAATCAGATAGCAGGTGAAAGTAATGACAGAGAAAGTGCATTGGAGCAAGTTGAATTATCTAATGTCCAACTGAATTTGCTCAGAAAGTACTCTGGTTGGAGAGCTCAGAGGGAGGGCAACATTCGATGTCCACCACGGGAGTATGGGGGATGTGGTTGCTCGTCATTAGTACTAAAGCGCATCTTCAAGATGAACTGGGTTGCTAAACTGGTAAAAAATGCTGAAGAAATGGTTGGTGGATGTAGAGTTTATGATTCTGGCAGTGAGGAAAGAACGGGATTTGATCTCAGGCTTTTCCAGGCGGCACATAGAGAGAATGATAGCGACAACTGTCTATACCATCCATCAGCCCAAGATATCAAGACTGAAGGGATTGGGGACTTCAGAATCCACTGGAGTCGAGGAGAGCCTGTTATTGTTAAGGAAGTTTGTGATACTTCCTTAATGACAATTTGGGATCCCGAGGTTCTACTGAGAGGAATTAGAGAGACTGCAGAAGAGAAACTTAAGGATGCAAATAGAACTGTAAAGGCAATCGACTGTTTTAATTGGACTGAG CAGGTTGATATTGAACTGAGTCAGTTCATTAAGGGATACTCAGAGGGTAGATTTCATGAAAATGGTCGACCAGAAACGTTAAAGTTGAAGGATTGGCCGTCTCCAAGTTCTTCAGAAGAGTTTTTAATGTACCAGAGACCTGACTTTATAATTAAGCTTCCCTTGCTAGAATTTATCCATTCGAAGTGGGGGCTTCTAAATGTTGCAGCAAAATTGCCTCATTATTCATTGCAGAATGATGTAGGCCCTAAAATTCAGATTTCATATGGAACATGCAAAGAACTCGATAGAGGTGATTCTGTGGAGAAGCTTCGGCTTAATATGCGTGATGTG GTCTTCCTACTGGTACATGTAAGTGATGCTAAACTAGAACGCCGTGAGAGAACAAAGGTTGAGAAGGTACAGAAGACCGTTGCAGATTCTGAGACAAGAGAACCATCAGGTGATCCACAAATGAGCTTGAATGGTGATTCTCTGAAATCATTGACCAGTGGACAGGATAGACTGGATGAAAATCAAGATATTTTAGATCCTGATAATTATGAGGCTTTCAGGGATCAACACACTAAAGCTGCTTCTCCTACAGAAGAGGAAACAGTTAGTGGTGAGGATTTGAATGTATCTAGTGATAATAACTGTGAAAGTTCTCAACCAGGAGCACTTTGGGATGTTTTCCGCCTACAAGATGTTCCAAAGCTGATTGAGTATTTGAAAGTTCATAAGGAGTTTGAAACGCCTGACAGGGATGGGTTAGAAAATGACTTT GTGCGGCATCCTCTTTATGATGGCAcaatttatttgaatagttaTCACAAGCAAAAACTAAAGGAGGAGATTG GAATAGAACCCTGGTCATTTGAACAGCATATGGGGGAGGCTGTCTTCATCCCAGCTGGTTGTCCTTTCCAAGTGAAAAATCTTCAG TCCACAGTTCAGTTGGGTCTTGATTTCCTTTCTCCAGAAAGTCTAAGAGAGGCCCTTAAGTTGGCTGAAGAAATCCGTGGCCTTCCCAGTGATCATGATGCTAAGCTTCAAATACTGGAG GTGGGAAAGATATCATTATATGCTGCAAGCTGGGCCATTAAAGAAGTTCAGAAGTTGGTTCTTGATCCAAA ACTCGGTCCTGAGCTTGGGTTTGAAGATCCAAATTTAACTGCATTGGTGTCAAAAAATTTGGAAGAGATGGTTAAGAGGAGACAGATCCCTTGTGTGTAA
- the LOC113725948 gene encoding E3 ubiquitin-protein ligase JMJ24 isoform X2 has product MDHSRSIAGAGEDNVGIPDDLRCKRSDGKQWRCTAMSMPDKTVCEKHYIQAKKRAANSALKASMKKKRKPIGESDNYYESKSDDMDVPLVNSIAGDYSGSVSGKKNKEKLPKTQRNYSPEAPSTRSLTLRSSLKSNDELQRDGIMHEDNRRSYKTPPPPTIDSSRSRSQKMFDSSPMTETSEGSSESSDDTGGQPCHQCRRNDRDRVIWCLKCDRRGYCDICISTWYSDIPVEEIQRVCPACRGSCSCKVCLRGDNLIKAKIREIPIQDKLQYLYCLLSAVLPVVNQIHHEQNAEVELEKRLHGNIDLARTKLNADEQMCCNFCRIPVIDYHRHCPNCLYDLCLSCCKDIREASRLVVEVKMENQIAGESNDRESALEQVELSNVQLNLLRKYSGWRAQREGNIRCPPREYGGCGCSSLVLKRIFKMNWVAKLVKNAEEMVGGCRVYDSGSEERTGFDLRLFQAAHRENDSDNCLYHPSAQDIKTEGIGDFRIHWSRGEPVIVKEVCDTSLMTIWDPEVLLRGIRETAEEKLKDANRTVKAIDCFNWTEVDIELSQFIKGYSEGRFHENGRPETLKLKDWPSPSSSEEFLMYQRPDFIIKLPLLEFIHSKWGLLNVAAKLPHYSLQNDVGPKIQISYGTCKELDRGDSVEKLRLNMRDVVFLLVHVSDAKLERRERTKVEKVQKTVADSETREPSGDPQMSLNGDSLKSLTSGQDRLDENQDILDPDNYEAFRDQHTKAASPTEEETVSGEDLNVSSDNNCESSQPGALWDVFRLQDVPKLIEYLKVHKEFETPDRDGLENDFVRHPLYDGTIYLNSYHKQKLKEEIGIEPWSFEQHMGEAVFIPAGCPFQVKNLQSTVQLGLDFLSPESLREALKLAEEIRGLPSDHDAKLQILEVGKISLYAASWAIKEVQKLVLDPKLGPELGFEDPNLTALVSKNLEEMVKRRQIPCV; this is encoded by the exons ATGGATCATTCGCGGTCAATTGCCGGTGCTGGTGAGGATAATGTAGGGATTCCTGATGATCTGCGTTGCAAGAGGTCAGATGGCAAACAATGGAGATGTACCGCAATGTCCATGCCTGATAAAACTGTATGTGAAAAGCACTACATACAGGCAAAGAAAAGGGCTGCCAATTCCGCACTAAAAGCTAgtatgaagaagaaaaggaaacctATAGGTGAAAGTGATAATTACTACGAGAGTAAGAGTGATGATATGGATGTACCCCTTGTTAATTCCATAGCTGGGGACTATTCTGGTTCAGTCTCTGGGAAgaagaacaaagaaaaattaccaaaaacGCAGAGGAATTATTCACCTGAAGCACCTTCAACAAGGAGTCTTACCCTTCGGAGTTCTCTCAAGTCAAATGATGAATTACAAAGGGATGGTATTATGCATGAAGACAATCGAAGATCATACAAGACACCACCACCTCCTACAATCGATTCATCTAGAAGCAGATCACAGAAGATGTTTGATTCTAGTCCAATGACA GAAACTTCTGAAGGAAGCTCAGAATCTTCTGATGATACTGGCGGGCAACCTTGCCATCAGTGCAGAAGAAATGATAGAGACAGGGTGATTTGGTGCCTTAAATGTGATAGGAGAGGATATTGTGATATCTGCATTTCAACATG GTACTCTGACATCCCAGTGGAAGAAATTCAGAGGGTTTGTCCAGCATGTCGTGGTAGTTGCAGTTGCAAGGTGTGTTTACGAGGAGATAATTTGATAAAG GCAAAGATACGGGAGATACCTATACAAGACAAATTGCAGTATCTTTACTGCCTATTATCTGCTGTGCTTCCTGTTGTTAATCAGATCCATCATGAGCAGAATGCTGAGGTTGAGCTGGAAAAGAGGCTACATG GAAATATAGATCTTGCCAGGACCAAATTGAATGCAGATGAGCAGATGTGCTG TAACTTTTGCAGGATCCCTGTAATCGATTACCATAGACATTGTCCAAATTGCTTGTATGATCTTTGTCTTAGCTGCTGCAAAGACATTAGAGAAGCATCCAGGCTTGTTGTTGAGGTAAAGATGGAAAATCAGATAGCAGGTGAAAGTAATGACAGAGAAAGTGCATTGGAGCAAGTTGAATTATCTAATGTCCAACTGAATTTGCTCAGAAAGTACTCTGGTTGGAGAGCTCAGAGGGAGGGCAACATTCGATGTCCACCACGGGAGTATGGGGGATGTGGTTGCTCGTCATTAGTACTAAAGCGCATCTTCAAGATGAACTGGGTTGCTAAACTGGTAAAAAATGCTGAAGAAATGGTTGGTGGATGTAGAGTTTATGATTCTGGCAGTGAGGAAAGAACGGGATTTGATCTCAGGCTTTTCCAGGCGGCACATAGAGAGAATGATAGCGACAACTGTCTATACCATCCATCAGCCCAAGATATCAAGACTGAAGGGATTGGGGACTTCAGAATCCACTGGAGTCGAGGAGAGCCTGTTATTGTTAAGGAAGTTTGTGATACTTCCTTAATGACAATTTGGGATCCCGAGGTTCTACTGAGAGGAATTAGAGAGACTGCAGAAGAGAAACTTAAGGATGCAAATAGAACTGTAAAGGCAATCGACTGTTTTAATTGGACTGAG GTTGATATTGAACTGAGTCAGTTCATTAAGGGATACTCAGAGGGTAGATTTCATGAAAATGGTCGACCAGAAACGTTAAAGTTGAAGGATTGGCCGTCTCCAAGTTCTTCAGAAGAGTTTTTAATGTACCAGAGACCTGACTTTATAATTAAGCTTCCCTTGCTAGAATTTATCCATTCGAAGTGGGGGCTTCTAAATGTTGCAGCAAAATTGCCTCATTATTCATTGCAGAATGATGTAGGCCCTAAAATTCAGATTTCATATGGAACATGCAAAGAACTCGATAGAGGTGATTCTGTGGAGAAGCTTCGGCTTAATATGCGTGATGTG GTCTTCCTACTGGTACATGTAAGTGATGCTAAACTAGAACGCCGTGAGAGAACAAAGGTTGAGAAGGTACAGAAGACCGTTGCAGATTCTGAGACAAGAGAACCATCAGGTGATCCACAAATGAGCTTGAATGGTGATTCTCTGAAATCATTGACCAGTGGACAGGATAGACTGGATGAAAATCAAGATATTTTAGATCCTGATAATTATGAGGCTTTCAGGGATCAACACACTAAAGCTGCTTCTCCTACAGAAGAGGAAACAGTTAGTGGTGAGGATTTGAATGTATCTAGTGATAATAACTGTGAAAGTTCTCAACCAGGAGCACTTTGGGATGTTTTCCGCCTACAAGATGTTCCAAAGCTGATTGAGTATTTGAAAGTTCATAAGGAGTTTGAAACGCCTGACAGGGATGGGTTAGAAAATGACTTT GTGCGGCATCCTCTTTATGATGGCAcaatttatttgaatagttaTCACAAGCAAAAACTAAAGGAGGAGATTG GAATAGAACCCTGGTCATTTGAACAGCATATGGGGGAGGCTGTCTTCATCCCAGCTGGTTGTCCTTTCCAAGTGAAAAATCTTCAG TCCACAGTTCAGTTGGGTCTTGATTTCCTTTCTCCAGAAAGTCTAAGAGAGGCCCTTAAGTTGGCTGAAGAAATCCGTGGCCTTCCCAGTGATCATGATGCTAAGCTTCAAATACTGGAG GTGGGAAAGATATCATTATATGCTGCAAGCTGGGCCATTAAAGAAGTTCAGAAGTTGGTTCTTGATCCAAA ACTCGGTCCTGAGCTTGGGTTTGAAGATCCAAATTTAACTGCATTGGTGTCAAAAAATTTGGAAGAGATGGTTAAGAGGAGACAGATCCCTTGTGTGTAA
- the LOC113725948 gene encoding E3 ubiquitin-protein ligase JMJ24 isoform X3: protein METSEGSSESSDDTGGQPCHQCRRNDRDRVIWCLKCDRRGYCDICISTWYSDIPVEEIQRVCPACRGSCSCKVCLRGDNLIKAKIREIPIQDKLQYLYCLLSAVLPVVNQIHHEQNAEVELEKRLHGNIDLARTKLNADEQMCCNFCRIPVIDYHRHCPNCLYDLCLSCCKDIREASRLVVEVKMENQIAGESNDRESALEQVELSNVQLNLLRKYSGWRAQREGNIRCPPREYGGCGCSSLVLKRIFKMNWVAKLVKNAEEMVGGCRVYDSGSEERTGFDLRLFQAAHRENDSDNCLYHPSAQDIKTEGIGDFRIHWSRGEPVIVKEVCDTSLMTIWDPEVLLRGIRETAEEKLKDANRTVKAIDCFNWTEQVDIELSQFIKGYSEGRFHENGRPETLKLKDWPSPSSSEEFLMYQRPDFIIKLPLLEFIHSKWGLLNVAAKLPHYSLQNDVGPKIQISYGTCKELDRGDSVEKLRLNMRDVVFLLVHVSDAKLERRERTKVEKVQKTVADSETREPSGDPQMSLNGDSLKSLTSGQDRLDENQDILDPDNYEAFRDQHTKAASPTEEETVSGEDLNVSSDNNCESSQPGALWDVFRLQDVPKLIEYLKVHKEFETPDRDGLENDFVRHPLYDGTIYLNSYHKQKLKEEIGIEPWSFEQHMGEAVFIPAGCPFQVKNLQSTVQLGLDFLSPESLREALKLAEEIRGLPSDHDAKLQILEVGKISLYAASWAIKEVQKLVLDPKLGPELGFEDPNLTALVSKNLEEMVKRRQIPCV from the exons ATG GAAACTTCTGAAGGAAGCTCAGAATCTTCTGATGATACTGGCGGGCAACCTTGCCATCAGTGCAGAAGAAATGATAGAGACAGGGTGATTTGGTGCCTTAAATGTGATAGGAGAGGATATTGTGATATCTGCATTTCAACATG GTACTCTGACATCCCAGTGGAAGAAATTCAGAGGGTTTGTCCAGCATGTCGTGGTAGTTGCAGTTGCAAGGTGTGTTTACGAGGAGATAATTTGATAAAG GCAAAGATACGGGAGATACCTATACAAGACAAATTGCAGTATCTTTACTGCCTATTATCTGCTGTGCTTCCTGTTGTTAATCAGATCCATCATGAGCAGAATGCTGAGGTTGAGCTGGAAAAGAGGCTACATG GAAATATAGATCTTGCCAGGACCAAATTGAATGCAGATGAGCAGATGTGCTG TAACTTTTGCAGGATCCCTGTAATCGATTACCATAGACATTGTCCAAATTGCTTGTATGATCTTTGTCTTAGCTGCTGCAAAGACATTAGAGAAGCATCCAGGCTTGTTGTTGAGGTAAAGATGGAAAATCAGATAGCAGGTGAAAGTAATGACAGAGAAAGTGCATTGGAGCAAGTTGAATTATCTAATGTCCAACTGAATTTGCTCAGAAAGTACTCTGGTTGGAGAGCTCAGAGGGAGGGCAACATTCGATGTCCACCACGGGAGTATGGGGGATGTGGTTGCTCGTCATTAGTACTAAAGCGCATCTTCAAGATGAACTGGGTTGCTAAACTGGTAAAAAATGCTGAAGAAATGGTTGGTGGATGTAGAGTTTATGATTCTGGCAGTGAGGAAAGAACGGGATTTGATCTCAGGCTTTTCCAGGCGGCACATAGAGAGAATGATAGCGACAACTGTCTATACCATCCATCAGCCCAAGATATCAAGACTGAAGGGATTGGGGACTTCAGAATCCACTGGAGTCGAGGAGAGCCTGTTATTGTTAAGGAAGTTTGTGATACTTCCTTAATGACAATTTGGGATCCCGAGGTTCTACTGAGAGGAATTAGAGAGACTGCAGAAGAGAAACTTAAGGATGCAAATAGAACTGTAAAGGCAATCGACTGTTTTAATTGGACTGAG CAGGTTGATATTGAACTGAGTCAGTTCATTAAGGGATACTCAGAGGGTAGATTTCATGAAAATGGTCGACCAGAAACGTTAAAGTTGAAGGATTGGCCGTCTCCAAGTTCTTCAGAAGAGTTTTTAATGTACCAGAGACCTGACTTTATAATTAAGCTTCCCTTGCTAGAATTTATCCATTCGAAGTGGGGGCTTCTAAATGTTGCAGCAAAATTGCCTCATTATTCATTGCAGAATGATGTAGGCCCTAAAATTCAGATTTCATATGGAACATGCAAAGAACTCGATAGAGGTGATTCTGTGGAGAAGCTTCGGCTTAATATGCGTGATGTG GTCTTCCTACTGGTACATGTAAGTGATGCTAAACTAGAACGCCGTGAGAGAACAAAGGTTGAGAAGGTACAGAAGACCGTTGCAGATTCTGAGACAAGAGAACCATCAGGTGATCCACAAATGAGCTTGAATGGTGATTCTCTGAAATCATTGACCAGTGGACAGGATAGACTGGATGAAAATCAAGATATTTTAGATCCTGATAATTATGAGGCTTTCAGGGATCAACACACTAAAGCTGCTTCTCCTACAGAAGAGGAAACAGTTAGTGGTGAGGATTTGAATGTATCTAGTGATAATAACTGTGAAAGTTCTCAACCAGGAGCACTTTGGGATGTTTTCCGCCTACAAGATGTTCCAAAGCTGATTGAGTATTTGAAAGTTCATAAGGAGTTTGAAACGCCTGACAGGGATGGGTTAGAAAATGACTTT GTGCGGCATCCTCTTTATGATGGCAcaatttatttgaatagttaTCACAAGCAAAAACTAAAGGAGGAGATTG GAATAGAACCCTGGTCATTTGAACAGCATATGGGGGAGGCTGTCTTCATCCCAGCTGGTTGTCCTTTCCAAGTGAAAAATCTTCAG TCCACAGTTCAGTTGGGTCTTGATTTCCTTTCTCCAGAAAGTCTAAGAGAGGCCCTTAAGTTGGCTGAAGAAATCCGTGGCCTTCCCAGTGATCATGATGCTAAGCTTCAAATACTGGAG GTGGGAAAGATATCATTATATGCTGCAAGCTGGGCCATTAAAGAAGTTCAGAAGTTGGTTCTTGATCCAAA ACTCGGTCCTGAGCTTGGGTTTGAAGATCCAAATTTAACTGCATTGGTGTCAAAAAATTTGGAAGAGATGGTTAAGAGGAGACAGATCCCTTGTGTGTAA